A DNA window from Acidimicrobiales bacterium contains the following coding sequences:
- a CDS encoding GNAT family N-acetyltransferase — MSLDSVHRSVAVLKARGVARVFTAAVPPPEERILLDAGFELRERLHLLRHDLTGLDGHPESGVKLRRARPSDRDQILVTDNAAFDPFWAMDEEALDEAVGATPASRVRVASDPRVVGFAVSGRAGKSGYLQRLAVAPDQQGRGIGRSLVVDGLRWMRRWGARRALVNTQVVNERAHQLYLRLGFVPEPHGLAVLELDLGATS, encoded by the coding sequence GTGTCTCTCGACTCCGTTCACCGTTCGGTCGCCGTGTTGAAGGCCCGCGGCGTAGCCCGCGTATTCACGGCGGCGGTTCCACCACCCGAGGAGAGGATCCTCCTCGACGCCGGCTTCGAGCTGCGGGAACGTCTCCACCTCCTGCGCCACGATCTGACCGGCCTCGACGGTCATCCCGAATCGGGGGTGAAGCTCAGACGGGCACGACCCTCCGACCGCGACCAGATACTCGTGACCGACAATGCGGCGTTCGACCCCTTCTGGGCTATGGACGAGGAGGCCCTGGACGAGGCTGTCGGAGCAACCCCGGCGAGCAGGGTGAGGGTTGCCTCCGATCCCCGAGTCGTCGGATTCGCCGTCAGCGGAAGAGCGGGCAAGTCGGGTTACCTCCAGAGACTGGCCGTGGCCCCCGACCAGCAAGGTCGCGGTATCGGGCGCAGCCTGGTGGTCGACGGCCTGCGTTGGATGCGCAGGTGGGGAGCCAGGCGAGCGCTGGTCAACACCCAGGTCGTCAACGAACGCGCTCACCAGCTGTACCTGCGGCTCGGCTTCGTGCCAGAACCCCATGGCCTGGCCGTACTGGAACTCGACCTCGGTGCTACATCGTGA
- the murJ gene encoding murein biosynthesis integral membrane protein MurJ, translating into MKKKLAGSVAVSAGILLSRVTGLLREIVVRRSYGVSAIGDAYTAALRIPNLLQNLLGEGVLSASFIPVYSEMVDSDSKRAARLASTMFAFLVVVCSPVVVALVVFARPLTELFLIGNANEETIDTATQLTQIMAPGIGVLVLSAWSLGVLNSHRRFFLPYAAPVVWSLAQIAVVFGPDTASTRTLAVRVAWASTVGAVLQFVIQLPAVRRSNPHIGRAVDFASAEFRSVLRRLGAVVIGRGSAQLSAFVDLFLAGFLASGALTALGAAQVFYLLPISLFAMSVAAAELPELSRMNNDPDAVADRLAAGLVTIGFFMVFTTLVFVLAGRRVIDAAFGIIPGDSFQSDGLLLIALVLGAYSLGLLAIGASRLLQNTFYALGDATTPAQIAVVRYGVSALLGLVLMLQFDRLFVYDGVITGFDQLMAPFEPLPQAIRSRDDLPLRLGAAGLALGAAAGAWFELVALRIRLLDRLERSSLTRGKWRALVFPALSATLWMLVSLPVTQTWNSLISGVVVVGPAGLIYVFTASTTRVPVARSMIDRLSRS; encoded by the coding sequence GTGAAGAAGAAACTGGCCGGCAGCGTGGCCGTGTCCGCGGGCATTTTGTTGTCGAGGGTCACCGGACTGCTTCGAGAGATAGTGGTGCGGCGCAGCTATGGGGTTTCTGCAATCGGCGACGCCTACACAGCGGCGCTACGGATACCCAACCTGCTTCAGAACCTGCTGGGCGAGGGCGTACTTTCGGCCTCGTTCATCCCGGTGTATTCCGAGATGGTCGACTCCGACTCGAAGCGCGCAGCCCGTTTGGCGTCGACGATGTTCGCGTTCTTGGTCGTGGTGTGTTCACCCGTGGTAGTGGCCCTGGTGGTATTCGCTCGGCCGCTGACCGAGCTGTTCCTGATCGGCAACGCCAATGAGGAGACCATCGACACTGCTACCCAACTGACCCAGATCATGGCCCCGGGCATAGGCGTACTGGTCTTGTCGGCGTGGAGCCTCGGCGTACTGAACAGCCATCGCCGGTTCTTCCTGCCCTACGCGGCGCCGGTCGTATGGAGCCTCGCCCAGATAGCCGTGGTATTCGGTCCGGACACCGCCTCCACCCGAACGCTGGCGGTCAGGGTTGCGTGGGCTTCGACCGTCGGCGCTGTGTTGCAGTTCGTGATCCAGCTACCTGCCGTGCGGCGGTCTAACCCGCACATCGGCCGAGCTGTGGACTTCGCCAGTGCCGAGTTCCGAAGTGTTCTGAGAAGGCTCGGCGCGGTGGTCATCGGCCGTGGATCGGCTCAGCTGTCGGCGTTCGTCGACCTGTTCCTGGCCGGCTTTCTGGCGTCTGGTGCACTCACCGCCTTGGGCGCTGCACAGGTGTTCTACCTGTTGCCCATCTCATTGTTCGCCATGAGCGTCGCCGCAGCCGAGTTGCCCGAGCTGTCGCGAATGAACAACGACCCCGACGCCGTTGCCGATCGGCTGGCGGCCGGGCTCGTGACCATCGGGTTCTTCATGGTCTTCACCACCCTGGTGTTCGTGCTTGCCGGTCGGCGGGTCATCGACGCGGCCTTCGGGATCATTCCGGGCGATAGCTTCCAGTCAGATGGTTTGCTGCTGATCGCTCTGGTGTTGGGCGCCTACTCGCTGGGACTGCTGGCTATCGGCGCATCACGACTGCTGCAGAACACCTTCTACGCCTTGGGCGACGCCACTACCCCTGCCCAGATCGCCGTCGTCCGCTATGGCGTTTCGGCGTTGCTGGGCTTGGTGTTGATGCTGCAGTTCGACCGGCTGTTCGTGTACGACGGCGTGATAACGGGCTTCGACCAGTTGATGGCACCGTTCGAACCGCTGCCCCAAGCGATCAGATCGCGCGACGACCTGCCATTGCGCCTGGGGGCCGCCGGGCTTGCGCTCGGCGCGGCAGCCGGCGCCTGGTTCGAGTTGGTCGCCCTGCGAATACGACTTCTCGACCGTCTCGAACGATCATCGCTGACCAGGGGAAAGTGGCGGGCGCTGGTGTTCCCCGCGCTGTCGGCGACGCTGTGGATGCTGGTGTCGTTGCCTGTCACACAAACCTGGAACAGCTTGATTTCCGGCGTTGTCGTCGTGGGGCCCGCGGGGTTGATCTACGTGTTCACGGCGTCCACCACACGTGTCCCTGTCGCCAGGTCGATGATCGATCGACTGTCGAGAAGCTGA
- a CDS encoding sigma-70 family RNA polymerase sigma factor — MVDDEELVRQARGGDRRALETLLRRHHDRLYAICRRIAGNDADAADATQDALITIVRRLDSFDGRSKFSTWSYRVATNACLDELRRRRRRPDPTEFDDRDSPAIGDDFVSRHAMSDEIGRALDSIPEDFRLPVVMRDIDDLDYAEIAELLGVPVGTIKSRISRGRAMLANKLGTAAPPTDVQPGDHG; from the coding sequence ATGGTCGACGACGAGGAGCTGGTGCGACAGGCGCGTGGTGGTGACCGCCGCGCCCTCGAGACCCTGCTTCGTCGACACCATGATCGGCTGTACGCAATCTGTCGGCGCATAGCCGGCAACGACGCAGATGCAGCCGATGCCACTCAGGATGCGCTCATAACCATCGTTCGTCGACTCGACTCGTTCGACGGCAGGTCGAAGTTCTCGACGTGGTCCTACCGGGTTGCGACAAACGCCTGCCTCGACGAGCTCAGGAGACGCAGGCGCCGCCCCGATCCGACCGAATTCGACGACCGCGACTCTCCTGCCATTGGCGATGACTTTGTTTCGCGCCATGCGATGTCCGACGAGATCGGCCGAGCCCTCGATTCGATTCCCGAAGACTTCCGTTTGCCGGTGGTGATGCGAGACATCGACGACCTCGACTACGCGGAGATCGCGGAACTGCTCGGCGTCCCTGTCGGAACCATCAAGTCACGGATTTCAAGAGGTCGGGCGATGTTGGCCAACAAGCTCGGAACCGCTGCACCCCCCACCGACGTCCAACCTGGTGATCATGGCTGA
- a CDS encoding DegV family protein, whose product MPVKIVTDSSCDLPDDLLEELDISIVPLTVRFGDEEFVDRVELKTDEFWRRSKASSVLPETAAPSPGAFETAYRGAKANGYDAVVVINLSGELSATIQAADAAARAVADDITVEVVDSRTVSMGLGSLVLRAARLAKGGADASDIAAQIRDAAARTRMVAALDTLENLKKGGRIGGAASMLGSLLSIKPIIEVIDGKVESNSKQRTRAKALQFLVDSVAKAGEVENLAVMHAQCDDLESFLSKLRESYDGEIVVGEIGAVIGAHAGIGAIGFTYQVPA is encoded by the coding sequence ATGCCCGTCAAAATCGTCACAGACAGCTCGTGTGATCTCCCAGACGACCTCCTCGAAGAACTGGATATTTCGATCGTTCCCCTGACGGTGCGGTTCGGCGATGAGGAGTTCGTCGACCGCGTCGAGTTGAAGACCGACGAGTTCTGGCGGCGGTCGAAGGCGTCGAGCGTGCTTCCCGAGACGGCCGCGCCGTCGCCGGGTGCCTTCGAGACCGCTTACCGCGGCGCCAAGGCCAACGGCTACGACGCTGTTGTGGTCATCAACCTGTCCGGCGAGCTGTCGGCGACCATCCAGGCTGCCGACGCTGCGGCCCGAGCCGTAGCCGACGACATAACGGTCGAGGTGGTGGACAGTCGTACGGTCAGCATGGGCTTGGGATCTCTGGTTCTTCGCGCCGCTCGGCTGGCCAAGGGCGGGGCCGATGCCTCCGACATCGCAGCACAGATCAGGGACGCGGCGGCGCGAACCCGCATGGTCGCCGCCCTGGACACCCTCGAGAACCTGAAGAAGGGTGGCCGCATCGGGGGCGCGGCCTCGATGCTGGGAAGCCTGCTGTCGATCAAGCCGATAATCGAGGTCATCGACGGCAAGGTCGAGTCGAACTCGAAGCAGCGCACCCGGGCCAAGGCTCTGCAGTTCCTGGTCGACTCGGTCGCCAAAGCCGGCGAGGTCGAGAACCTGGCGGTCATGCACGCCCAGTGCGACGATCTCGAAAGTTTCTTGTCGAAGCTGCGGGAGAGCTACGACGGCGAAATCGTGGTCGGTGAGATCGGCGCGGTCATCGGAGCCCACGCCGGTATTGGTGCGATCGGTTTCACCTACCAGGTACCGGCCTGA
- a CDS encoding CarD family transcriptional regulator, translated as MGFEVGDNVIYPHHGAAVIISRDVREAFGETREYLNLKTAHGDLSLSVPVDKVDEVGMRPPIDEDDVEDLFELLSKKDIREPANWSRRFKNHQEKLKSGDIYQVAEVVRNLALREASKGLSAGEKTMLEKSRQILVSELSISMDVTEDEAMEAVSARLT; from the coding sequence CGAGGTCGGTGACAACGTCATCTACCCCCACCACGGTGCAGCGGTCATCATCAGCCGCGACGTCCGCGAGGCGTTCGGCGAGACCCGTGAATACCTGAATCTCAAGACGGCACACGGCGACCTGAGCCTGTCGGTTCCCGTCGACAAGGTCGACGAGGTGGGCATGCGTCCTCCAATCGACGAAGACGACGTCGAGGACCTCTTCGAGCTGTTGTCGAAGAAGGACATTCGCGAACCGGCCAACTGGAGTCGGCGGTTCAAGAACCACCAGGAGAAGCTCAAGTCCGGCGACATCTACCAGGTCGCCGAGGTCGTCAGGAACCTCGCGCTGCGCGAAGCATCCAAGGGGCTCTCGGCAGGCGAGAAGACCATGCTCGAGAAGTCGCGCCAGATCCTGGTGTCGGAGCTGTCCATCTCGATGGATGTCACCGAAGACGAGGCCATGGAGGCCGTCAGCGCTCGCCTCACGTGA
- the trxA gene encoding thioredoxin produces MAESIVNLDDATFDMTISGSDKPVLVDFWAEWCGPCKMIAPILEEIAAENDGITIAKLNVDENPDVAMRFQVMSIPTMILFSEGEAAKRLVGARPKGALLQEIGEFL; encoded by the coding sequence ATGGCCGAATCCATCGTCAACCTCGACGACGCCACCTTCGACATGACTATTTCGGGGTCTGACAAGCCCGTATTGGTCGATTTTTGGGCCGAGTGGTGTGGTCCCTGCAAGATGATCGCGCCGATTCTCGAAGAGATCGCAGCCGAAAACGACGGCATAACGATCGCAAAGCTCAACGTCGACGAGAATCCCGATGTCGCGATGCGATTCCAGGTGATGAGCATCCCGACGATGATTCTGTTCTCCGAGGGCGAGGCCGCCAAGCGCCTTGTAGGTGCCCGCCCCAAGGGCGCCCTGTTGCAGGAGATCGGAGAATTTCTCTAG
- a CDS encoding DUF6049 family protein, whose product MRRTLVVLFMLAIAVAAPTDAVASARQNSGGLQLVDAAPLSRDAQFLRMRLPGLVSPTDVLDITVHEAISSRADFLITTDRSTAGESIFAATFEVADLEPTLTGLVEIPVDFAAMGLDGSTEGVYPVVVEMDTGAGAKVGSLLTYLVIPPVIPTPSRTALALMIEVRPGENAAGNIDDDDPLATWIDALIARPDLPVTLQATPLLFENYAFDSRIRALRTRLADEALVAGPYLPVDERALEAEGFGEDAALLLARGVDALTNFAGRAPDATLKLSPAWPDADRAAIWRDRGVRSIVSVGSSPFDAPIDAETSSGTVSMMVIPERFADPNPENPTAAANRILSELAVIAVTADHPTSSVLLFSTGQPTSSRFVEDLLDGLAEMTPLITPATVADAFATNHLTTPSGQRMSISLEQNTETPRLDGGVVEYREAEQMLTAYRSMIRDEDTGYLYDEQLDKLVSLLGSGVTGDQRAQAAEEIVDAVRIEILSIRPPPLEQVNLTSRTATYPFAFQNNAEYPVRIEARFIADKARFNELEDGESLNLVLEPGVSSREINVEALASGSFPMRIELWAPDGSLLLGSVDLEVRSTAPSGIGVLISVLAGSVLVLWWGRELLRSRRKSQGNDAGDQQAEEDLVELPA is encoded by the coding sequence GTGAGGAGGACACTGGTCGTCTTGTTCATGCTGGCGATCGCGGTCGCGGCCCCGACGGACGCCGTCGCCTCTGCGCGGCAGAACTCGGGCGGCCTTCAGTTGGTAGACGCCGCACCACTGTCACGCGACGCCCAGTTTCTGCGCATGCGGCTGCCTGGGCTGGTGTCGCCCACCGACGTGCTCGACATAACCGTTCATGAAGCCATCAGCAGCCGAGCCGACTTCCTGATCACCACAGACCGCTCGACGGCCGGAGAATCGATCTTTGCGGCCACCTTCGAAGTCGCAGACCTCGAGCCGACACTGACCGGATTGGTCGAAATTCCGGTCGACTTCGCCGCCATGGGTCTGGACGGGTCGACGGAGGGCGTCTATCCGGTGGTGGTCGAAATGGACACGGGCGCGGGAGCCAAGGTGGGCTCGTTGTTGACCTATCTGGTGATACCGCCCGTCATCCCAACACCGTCGCGCACCGCACTGGCTCTGATGATCGAGGTCAGGCCTGGCGAGAACGCTGCGGGCAACATCGACGACGATGATCCGCTGGCGACGTGGATAGATGCACTGATTGCGCGACCCGACCTGCCCGTGACACTGCAGGCAACTCCCCTGCTGTTCGAGAACTATGCGTTCGACAGCCGCATCCGAGCGCTGCGCACCCGCCTGGCCGATGAGGCTTTGGTGGCTGGCCCCTACCTACCGGTCGACGAGCGAGCCCTGGAGGCCGAGGGTTTCGGTGAGGATGCGGCTCTGCTGTTGGCTCGCGGTGTCGACGCATTGACGAACTTTGCGGGCAGAGCCCCCGACGCGACCCTGAAGCTGTCGCCCGCCTGGCCAGATGCCGACCGAGCGGCGATCTGGCGCGACCGGGGCGTCAGGAGCATCGTGTCGGTTGGCAGCTCGCCCTTCGACGCGCCAATCGACGCCGAAACCAGCTCCGGAACGGTCTCGATGATGGTCATACCTGAACGCTTCGCCGACCCCAACCCCGAGAACCCGACCGCGGCAGCGAACAGGATCCTGTCAGAGCTGGCCGTGATCGCCGTCACCGCCGATCACCCGACGTCTTCTGTGCTGTTGTTCTCGACGGGCCAGCCGACCTCGTCGCGCTTCGTAGAGGATCTCCTGGACGGTCTGGCCGAGATGACACCGCTGATAACTCCGGCCACGGTGGCAGATGCTTTTGCCACCAACCATCTGACGACTCCGAGCGGCCAGCGGATGTCGATCTCGCTCGAGCAGAACACCGAAACCCCCAGACTCGACGGCGGCGTGGTCGAGTACCGGGAGGCCGAGCAGATGCTTACGGCGTACCGATCGATGATCCGCGACGAAGACACCGGCTATCTCTACGACGAACAACTGGACAAGTTGGTTTCACTGCTGGGAAGTGGCGTTACGGGCGACCAGCGGGCACAGGCAGCCGAGGAGATCGTCGACGCCGTGCGCATCGAGATCTTGTCGATCCGTCCTCCACCACTCGAGCAGGTGAACCTGACATCACGCACGGCTACATATCCGTTCGCGTTCCAGAACAACGCCGAGTATCCGGTGCGAATCGAAGCACGGTTCATCGCAGACAAGGCCAGGTTCAACGAGCTCGAAGACGGCGAGAGCTTGAACCTGGTGCTCGAGCCCGGCGTCAGTTCACGCGAGATCAACGTCGAGGCGCTGGCATCGGGTTCGTTCCCGATGAGGATCGAGTTGTGGGCGCCCGACGGCAGCCTCCTGCTCGGTTCTGTGGATCTCGAGGTTCGATCTACGGCACCTTCGGGCATCGGAGTGCTGATCTCGGTGCTCGCTGGTTCGGTCCTGGTCCTTTGGTGGGGTCGCGAGCTGTTGCGGTCGAGGCGCAAGTCACAGGGCAACGATGCCGGTGACCAACAGGCCGAAGAAGACCTCGTGGAGCTGCCTGCGTGA